A single window of Leptospira dzoumogneensis DNA harbors:
- a CDS encoding PP2C family protein-serine/threonine phosphatase gives MIQKYFYHLFETIHRKVSYTFSIVAFSLTGGWFGAVYAYFFGQATIPMFSVQTHYPIILSFFLATILVTILHGIQYGLLARLGFSGIEIHIRRINKALNHNSSLRRLDSEELDLILSDLIKLPTHNMITALGYGCFVFLVNVASYLIFNYDLKELWYIFLGWSAAIFVYCGFSYIITDYITGPKRVMLKKVLLSRSYSSNFPSGFLGLKGKFGFLLSLVLLSLSILAVYVGLRPNSYLEIVFFIGLTFFAATILIILYFQSISTTLEQIGKSANDLAAGGPGKLPLVSNDKEFLGFARDFAKATGEIGRIREHLQSLVEEKTSELRETLRTVEELKKQQDGDYFLTSLLIKPLGINRTTGRKAKVDFLIKQKKNFVFKGKESEIGGDICIAQEIILRGKEYTVFLNADAMGKSLQGAGGVLVLGAAFHSILQRTLTNENTYSLYAEKWIKNAFTELHKLFQGFDGSMLVSMVLGVLDEQAGILYYINAEHPWSVLYRDGKASFLEESLQYRKLGTPGMEGSLSVKIFRLQPADVLVIGSDGRDDLEISTKSGEKTMNEDESLFMKIVESSDGNLQKILSNLEEKGRITDDLSLLRIEYDPGKSSNKTKAGKEVQNLSKKAKEFLKNKNIPEAILTIEEALNISPENQILKRDLIRLHYKNGNHQDACLLMDTYVEENPGDTDMIYTASFCFKKIGNFNRSLELAERIQLRNPGIPANLAHIADLNLKLGRSEKAANFAKLSLELDPENEKASEILKKLNGKS, from the coding sequence ATGATACAAAAATATTTTTATCATCTTTTCGAAACGATTCACAGAAAAGTTTCCTATACATTCTCTATCGTTGCGTTTTCCTTAACCGGCGGATGGTTCGGAGCGGTTTACGCCTATTTTTTCGGGCAGGCGACAATCCCGATGTTTTCGGTACAAACACATTACCCGATCATTCTCTCTTTTTTCTTAGCAACAATCTTAGTTACGATCCTGCATGGCATCCAATACGGATTATTAGCTCGCCTAGGTTTTTCCGGGATCGAAATTCATATCAGAAGAATTAATAAGGCTTTAAATCACAACTCTTCCTTGCGCAGACTCGATTCGGAAGAATTGGACCTAATCTTATCCGATCTAATTAAATTACCTACTCATAATATGATTACCGCATTAGGTTATGGATGTTTTGTATTTTTAGTCAATGTGGCATCCTATTTGATATTCAATTACGATCTAAAAGAGCTTTGGTATATATTTTTAGGATGGTCGGCGGCCATTTTCGTTTATTGCGGTTTTAGTTATATCATTACGGATTATATCACGGGTCCTAAAAGAGTAATGTTAAAAAAAGTTCTGCTGAGCAGATCCTATTCTTCCAATTTCCCGTCCGGATTTTTAGGATTAAAGGGAAAATTCGGATTTTTACTTTCTTTAGTATTACTTTCCCTAAGTATATTAGCGGTTTATGTAGGACTAAGACCGAATTCTTATTTAGAGATCGTTTTTTTTATCGGACTCACCTTCTTTGCGGCGACAATACTCATTATATTATATTTTCAATCTATTTCGACTACATTAGAGCAGATCGGAAAATCCGCCAACGATCTGGCAGCAGGCGGCCCGGGAAAATTACCTTTGGTCTCGAATGACAAAGAATTTCTGGGATTTGCAAGGGATTTCGCCAAAGCGACAGGAGAGATCGGAAGGATCAGGGAACATCTTCAGTCTTTAGTGGAAGAAAAAACTTCGGAACTCAGAGAAACATTACGTACTGTAGAAGAACTTAAAAAACAACAGGATGGGGATTACTTTCTAACTTCTCTTTTGATCAAACCCTTAGGGATCAATCGAACTACCGGAAGAAAAGCCAAGGTCGATTTTCTAATTAAACAAAAAAAGAATTTCGTATTTAAAGGAAAAGAAAGCGAGATAGGCGGAGACATTTGTATCGCACAAGAAATCATTTTAAGAGGAAAGGAATACACAGTATTCTTGAATGCGGATGCCATGGGGAAATCTCTCCAAGGAGCAGGAGGTGTTCTTGTTCTGGGAGCGGCATTCCACTCCATTCTACAAAGAACTCTAACAAACGAAAACACCTACTCTTTATATGCAGAAAAATGGATCAAAAACGCTTTTACCGAGTTACATAAATTATTCCAGGGATTCGATGGAAGTATGTTGGTTTCCATGGTTTTGGGCGTTTTAGACGAACAGGCAGGTATATTATACTATATTAATGCAGAACATCCTTGGTCCGTTCTATACAGGGATGGAAAAGCCTCCTTCTTAGAAGAAAGTTTACAATATAGAAAATTAGGGACTCCCGGCATGGAGGGAAGTTTAAGTGTAAAAATTTTTAGACTCCAACCCGCGGATGTTTTGGTGATCGGGTCCGACGGAAGAGACGATTTAGAGATCTCCACAAAGTCGGGAGAAAAAACTATGAACGAAGATGAGTCCTTGTTCATGAAAATAGTGGAATCCTCCGATGGAAATCTCCAAAAGATCCTATCTAATTTGGAAGAGAAAGGAAGGATCACGGATGATCTTTCTCTTTTGCGGATAGAATACGATCCCGGAAAATCTTCAAACAAAACTAAGGCTGGGAAAGAAGTCCAAAATTTAAGTAAAAAAGCGAAAGAATTCTTAAAAAATAAGAATATCCCGGAAGCAATCCTTACAATAGAAGAGGCCTTAAACATTTCTCCGGAAAACCAAATATTAAAACGTGATTTGATCAGACTTCATTATAAAAATGGGAATCACCAAGATGCCTGCCTGCTTATGGATACTTATGTGGAAGAAAATCCAGGTGATACGGATATGATCTATACAGCTTCTTTCTGTTTCAAAAAGATCGGAAACTTCAATCGTTCCTTAGAACTTGCAGAAAGGATCCAGCTTCGTAATCCAGGGATCCCGGCAAATCTTGCTCATATAGCAGACTTAAATCTAAAATTAGGAAGATCCGAAAAAGCCGCCAACTTCGCCAAACTGAGTCTCGAATTGGATCCGGAAAATGAAAAGGCTTCCGAGATCCTAAAAAAATTAAACGGAAAATCCTAA
- a CDS encoding adenylate/guanylate cyclase domain-containing protein: MPIKDYLPKFLCNILDITDRSKMDDSVRKVLENEEIIGAYVSNAFRYLLLIFFAAQLALNWKSGDALVNGIAFGIFTVVTIGHSYVIRTCTHWAIKGFSYLALVADFFVISSLLLYYTLHENSFDLGFAIKNPIMNFLFFPLAFSLIQFRLRYVVLSVILFYLVYFGIFSYALIYDKMVFAKDWGDYVMGPNVLVTDALFGRPMVYLILAFFFSFGILRTLIMIRRIGEGEAQRSLLSRYFSPGMVEEMMTNPNVLEGRRQTATILFTDIRNFTALSENMDPIELSRFLSSIRETLTDCVFEFGGTLDKYIGDAVMATFGTPYPSADPASDAIRALQCGQKMLEKLGEFNKARGSKGLEPVRIGIGIHTGEVFSGNIETSRRAEFTVIGDAVNTASRIESLTKNFGKELLVSEETWKLAGANFRGETLPPVQVKGKEKPVTVVAVGA, encoded by the coding sequence ATGCCTATCAAAGATTATCTACCTAAGTTTCTTTGTAATATTCTGGATATAACAGATCGAAGTAAAATGGACGATTCCGTCCGTAAGGTTTTAGAAAACGAGGAAATAATAGGCGCCTATGTATCCAACGCCTTCCGATATCTGCTTCTAATATTTTTTGCGGCTCAGTTGGCCTTAAACTGGAAAAGTGGAGATGCGCTCGTAAACGGGATCGCTTTCGGGATTTTCACCGTGGTTACGATCGGACACTCATATGTGATCCGGACCTGCACTCATTGGGCAATTAAAGGTTTTTCTTATCTTGCATTGGTTGCAGACTTTTTTGTGATCAGTTCTTTATTATTATATTATACTCTTCACGAAAATTCATTCGATCTTGGATTTGCGATCAAAAATCCGATCATGAATTTCCTATTCTTCCCCCTCGCATTTTCATTGATCCAATTCAGATTAAGATACGTGGTTTTAAGCGTAATCTTATTCTATCTGGTTTATTTCGGGATCTTCTCCTATGCGTTAATATACGATAAGATGGTATTCGCAAAAGATTGGGGAGATTATGTGATGGGACCGAATGTCCTGGTCACTGACGCATTATTCGGAAGACCTATGGTCTATCTGATCCTTGCATTTTTCTTTTCTTTCGGTATATTAAGAACTCTGATCATGATCAGACGAATTGGAGAAGGAGAAGCGCAAAGATCCTTACTTTCTCGTTACTTCTCCCCCGGAATGGTGGAAGAAATGATGACTAACCCGAACGTATTGGAAGGAAGAAGACAAACTGCCACCATATTATTCACCGATATACGCAATTTCACGGCGCTTTCAGAAAATATGGATCCTATAGAACTAAGCAGATTCCTTTCTTCCATTAGAGAAACATTAACTGATTGCGTTTTCGAATTCGGCGGGACTTTAGACAAATATATAGGCGATGCTGTTATGGCAACATTCGGAACTCCTTATCCATCCGCAGATCCTGCCTCGGATGCGATTCGTGCATTACAATGCGGACAGAAGATGTTGGAAAAATTAGGAGAATTTAATAAGGCAAGAGGATCCAAAGGACTAGAACCTGTAAGGATCGGAATTGGGATCCATACGGGAGAAGTTTTCTCCGGAAATATAGAAACGAGCAGAAGAGCTGAATTCACAGTGATCGGAGACGCGGTCAACACAGCTTCCAGGATCGAATCTCTTACTAAAAACTTCGGAAAAGAATTATTAGTCTCGGAAGAAACATGGAAACTTGCAGGCGCAAATTTCAGAGGAGAAACTCTTCCTCCAGTACAAGTAAAAGGAAAAGAAAAACCTGTAACTGTAGTAGCTGTGGGAGCTTAA
- a CDS encoding oxidoreductase: MDHRIAIIAGGTGLVGGELVQELLIDPSWDKVYLLVRKPLEWTHSKLELILTDWENLSEFPKGVTDAFCTLGTTIGKAGSKENFKKVDLEYPVRFAKAAKEKGVRSFFIVTALGADPNSFVFYNQVKGEVEAEISKLGFETFGIFRPSLLEGDRKEFRLGEKIGSKLAFLINPLLLGPLKKYRSIHAKTVAKSILNLAWSDKKGNHIIESDRIAALGSSSARANLENLI, encoded by the coding sequence ATGGACCATAGAATCGCGATCATTGCTGGCGGGACCGGACTCGTCGGTGGAGAACTTGTACAGGAATTATTGATCGATCCGTCTTGGGACAAGGTTTATCTTTTGGTCCGAAAACCGTTAGAATGGACCCATTCCAAATTAGAATTGATACTTACCGATTGGGAAAATCTCTCCGAGTTTCCTAAAGGTGTAACTGACGCATTTTGTACTTTAGGAACGACGATCGGCAAAGCGGGTTCTAAGGAAAATTTTAAAAAAGTAGATTTAGAATACCCGGTCCGGTTTGCTAAAGCAGCAAAGGAGAAGGGTGTAAGATCTTTTTTTATAGTGACCGCACTCGGAGCGGATCCAAATTCTTTCGTATTTTATAATCAGGTAAAAGGAGAAGTAGAGGCCGAAATTTCTAAACTTGGTTTTGAGACATTCGGGATTTTTAGGCCTTCTCTTTTGGAAGGGGATCGAAAAGAATTCAGGTTAGGGGAGAAGATAGGGTCAAAACTTGCTTTCCTGATCAATCCTCTGCTTTTAGGTCCTCTTAAAAAATACAGATCTATTCATGCAAAGACAGTTGCTAAGTCTATATTGAATTTGGCTTGGTCGGATAAAAAAGGAAATCATATTATAGAATCGGATAGGATCGCGGCATTAGGATCTTCTTCCGCTAGAGCGAATCTAGAAAATTTAATATAG
- the groL gene encoding chaperonin GroEL (60 kDa chaperone family; promotes refolding of misfolded polypeptides especially under stressful conditions; forms two stacked rings of heptamers to form a barrel-shaped 14mer; ends can be capped by GroES; misfolded proteins enter the barrel where they are refolded when GroES binds) produces MAKIIEYDESARRKLLEGVNKLANAVKVTLGPKGRNVVIDKKFGSPTITKDGVTVAKEIELEDSIENMGAQMVKEVSTKTNDVAGDGTTTATILAQSIVNEGLKNVTAGANPMALKHGIDKAVGAAVESIKKRSVKIENKKDIANVATISANNDKDIGNLIADAMDKVGKDGVITVEEAKSIETTLDVVEGMQFDRGYVSPYMVTDPEAMIATLSDPYILIYDKKISSMRDLLPVLEKVAQAGRPLVIIAEEVEGEALATIVVNTLRKTISCVAVKAPGFGDRRKAMLEDIAILTGGQVISEDLGMKLENATVQQLGRAKKVTVDKENTTIIEGQGASKDIQGRVGQIKKQIEDTTSEYDREKLQERLAKLAGGVAVIHVGAATEVEMKEKKHRVEDALSATRAAVEEGIVPGGGLTLLKAQEAVAALKLEGDEATGAKIIFRALEEPIRMITSNAGLEGSVIVEQAKGKKGNEGFNALTMVWEDLLQAGVVDPAKVVRSALQNAASIGSMLLTTEVTITDKPEKDGGGMPPMGGMGGMGGMGGMM; encoded by the coding sequence ATGGCAAAAATTATCGAGTATGATGAATCGGCTAGACGTAAACTTTTAGAAGGCGTAAACAAACTTGCGAACGCTGTAAAAGTTACCCTTGGTCCTAAGGGAAGAAACGTAGTAATCGACAAAAAATTCGGATCTCCAACCATCACTAAGGACGGAGTTACCGTAGCAAAAGAGATCGAACTAGAGGATTCCATCGAGAACATGGGCGCTCAGATGGTAAAAGAAGTTTCCACAAAGACGAATGACGTTGCCGGAGACGGAACTACCACTGCTACTATTCTTGCTCAATCCATCGTTAACGAAGGTTTAAAAAACGTTACTGCAGGTGCAAACCCTATGGCGCTTAAACACGGTATCGATAAAGCGGTTGGCGCGGCAGTAGAGAGTATCAAAAAACGTTCAGTTAAGATCGAAAACAAAAAAGATATCGCTAACGTTGCGACTATCTCCGCAAACAACGACAAGGATATAGGAAATCTGATCGCAGATGCTATGGACAAAGTCGGAAAAGACGGAGTTATCACCGTAGAAGAAGCAAAATCCATCGAAACCACTTTAGACGTGGTAGAAGGTATGCAATTCGACCGTGGATACGTTTCTCCTTATATGGTAACCGATCCGGAAGCAATGATCGCAACTTTAAGCGATCCTTATATTCTAATCTACGACAAAAAGATCTCTTCTATGAGAGACCTTCTTCCTGTATTGGAAAAAGTCGCTCAAGCAGGAAGACCTTTAGTGATCATCGCGGAAGAAGTAGAAGGAGAAGCATTAGCTACTATCGTAGTGAACACTCTTCGTAAAACTATCTCTTGTGTGGCTGTTAAAGCTCCTGGATTCGGGGATCGTCGTAAAGCGATGTTGGAAGATATCGCAATCCTTACCGGTGGACAAGTGATTTCCGAAGACCTCGGAATGAAACTGGAAAACGCAACAGTTCAACAACTGGGACGTGCTAAAAAAGTTACCGTGGATAAAGAAAACACCACCATCATCGAAGGACAAGGTGCTTCTAAAGATATCCAAGGCCGCGTAGGTCAGATCAAAAAACAGATCGAAGATACTACTTCCGAGTACGATCGTGAAAAACTCCAAGAACGTCTAGCAAAACTTGCAGGCGGTGTTGCAGTGATCCATGTTGGTGCAGCTACGGAAGTGGAAATGAAAGAGAAAAAACACCGTGTGGAAGACGCACTTTCGGCTACCCGCGCTGCGGTAGAAGAAGGAATCGTTCCTGGTGGTGGATTAACTCTTCTAAAAGCTCAGGAAGCAGTTGCCGCTCTTAAATTAGAAGGCGACGAGGCTACCGGAGCAAAGATCATCTTCCGCGCATTAGAAGAACCGATCCGTATGATCACTTCTAACGCAGGTCTGGAAGGATCCGTGATCGTAGAACAAGCAAAAGGTAAAAAAGGAAACGAAGGTTTCAACGCACTTACTATGGTTTGGGAAGATCTACTACAAGCCGGAGTCGTTGACCCAGCTAAAGTAGTTCGTTCCGCACTCCAAAACGCTGCTTCTATCGGATCAATGTTGTTAACTACGGAAGTTACAATTACCGACAAACCTGAAAAAGACGGCGGCGGAATGCCTCCTATGGGTGGAATGGGCGGTATGGGAGGAATGGGCGGCATGATGTAA
- the groES gene encoding co-chaperone GroES: MAIKPLGDRVLVEPKQEAEEKIGSIFVPDTAKEKPQEGKVVEVGSGRYEDGKLIPLEVKAGDVVLYGKYSGTEIKSEGKEYLIIRESDILAIVKK, encoded by the coding sequence ATGGCGATTAAACCGCTAGGTGACCGTGTTTTGGTCGAGCCTAAACAAGAAGCTGAAGAAAAGATCGGCAGCATCTTCGTTCCTGATACGGCTAAAGAAAAACCGCAAGAGGGAAAAGTTGTAGAAGTAGGAAGCGGACGTTATGAAGACGGAAAGCTTATACCGCTAGAAGTGAAAGCCGGTGACGTCGTTCTGTACGGCAAATATTCCGGAACTGAAATTAAATCCGAAGGTAAAGAATACTTAATCATCCGCGAAAGCGACATTCTTGCCATCGTGAAAAAGTAA
- a CDS encoding DUF962 domain-containing protein — protein MTENKKYETLQEFWPFYLREHSNKMNRVFHFIGTTCALVFIVSAIFYLNAWYLLGALFSGYFFAWIGHFFLEKNRPATFIYPFKSFVSDWRMYFCTITGQLGKELQKAGVK, from the coding sequence ATGACTGAAAACAAAAAATACGAAACCCTGCAGGAATTCTGGCCATTCTATCTGAGAGAACATTCGAACAAGATGAACCGGGTATTCCATTTTATAGGAACCACATGTGCTCTTGTGTTTATCGTTTCCGCAATCTTCTATCTAAACGCTTGGTACTTGCTGGGAGCATTGTTTAGCGGATACTTTTTCGCATGGATCGGACATTTTTTCTTAGAAAAAAACAGACCTGCTACTTTTATTTATCCGTTCAAATCTTTCGTGAGTGATTGGAGAATGTATTTCTGCACGATTACCGGACAGCTCGGGAAGGAATTACAAAAAGCCGGAGTGAAGTAA
- a CDS encoding deoxyribodipyrimidine photolyase → MFSEKNLIRVREGNGKPVLEEGEYILYWIRANRRIAWNHSLDYSIHLSKKFQKPLVIFETVMMDFEWSSPRLQQFLLEGICDTAEDAARIGFTYWPFVETKENSLSEITRSILEKASIVITDDFPCFFLPLHAEKISQDLNCKLLLVDSNSITPLASYEKSFGYARVLRPKLHDRFVESYVHRSNPKPDPKGIPSSESLKKPKFLFSGKKEDISTYLQKMSSKFPNILAVPGKTGGRKEGLDLLKKFLKHGIPFYSEERSEPRPPERVKASSLSPYLHFGMISVDEIVTSVLGSDPKIGWSPDILNHSYRGKNEGFFHPDPNINSFLDELLTWRELGYLLFYKEPSFRKDLSILPDWAKLSLEAHRGDKREYVYSKEEFENAKTHDPIWNAAQKELVLTGTIQNYLRMLWGKKVIEWSSSPEEAFRILEDLNHKYAYDGRDPNSYTGILWCFGAFDRPWSPERAVFGNIRYMSSDSTSKKFKIKPYLEYIQSLEGLSELQLFK, encoded by the coding sequence TTGTTCTCAGAGAAAAATTTAATTCGGGTAAGAGAAGGAAACGGAAAGCCGGTTTTAGAAGAAGGGGAATATATTCTCTATTGGATCCGAGCGAATCGAAGAATTGCCTGGAATCATTCTTTGGATTATTCCATCCACCTTTCTAAAAAATTCCAAAAACCTTTGGTCATTTTCGAAACCGTCATGATGGATTTCGAATGGAGTTCTCCTAGACTCCAACAATTTCTTTTAGAAGGAATTTGTGATACTGCAGAAGACGCGGCCCGTATCGGTTTTACGTATTGGCCTTTTGTGGAAACTAAGGAGAATTCCCTTTCCGAGATCACCCGAAGTATTTTAGAAAAAGCTTCTATAGTGATTACGGATGATTTTCCTTGTTTTTTCCTGCCGCTACATGCGGAGAAGATTTCCCAAGACCTAAATTGTAAACTTCTACTCGTGGATTCTAATTCTATCACTCCACTCGCTTCTTATGAAAAATCATTCGGCTACGCCAGGGTTTTAAGACCTAAACTTCATGATAGATTCGTGGAATCTTATGTACATAGATCCAATCCTAAACCGGATCCAAAAGGAATTCCAAGTTCTGAATCTTTAAAAAAACCTAAATTTTTATTTTCAGGGAAGAAGGAGGACATCTCTACCTATTTACAAAAAATGAGCTCTAAGTTTCCGAATATTCTTGCTGTTCCTGGTAAGACTGGGGGAAGAAAAGAAGGGCTGGACCTTCTCAAAAAATTCCTAAAACACGGAATTCCATTCTATTCGGAAGAAAGAAGTGAGCCAAGACCTCCTGAAAGAGTTAAGGCATCCTCATTATCTCCTTATTTACATTTTGGAATGATCTCAGTAGATGAGATCGTAACTTCAGTATTAGGATCGGATCCTAAAATAGGCTGGAGCCCTGATATATTAAATCATTCTTATAGAGGGAAGAATGAGGGTTTCTTTCATCCGGATCCGAATATAAATTCTTTTTTAGATGAACTTCTAACCTGGAGGGAACTGGGTTATCTTTTGTTTTATAAGGAGCCAAGTTTTAGAAAAGATCTCTCCATTCTTCCGGATTGGGCAAAACTTTCTTTGGAGGCTCATAGGGGAGATAAAAGAGAATACGTATATTCCAAGGAAGAATTTGAGAATGCAAAAACCCATGATCCGATCTGGAATGCGGCTCAGAAAGAATTAGTTCTTACGGGGACCATCCAAAATTATCTAAGAATGCTTTGGGGGAAAAAAGTAATAGAATGGTCTTCTTCTCCGGAAGAAGCATTTCGTATATTAGAAGATTTGAATCATAAATATGCGTATGATGGAAGGGACCCGAATTCATATACGGGTATTCTATGGTGTTTTGGTGCGTTCGACCGGCCTTGGTCCCCGGAAAGAGCGGTGTTCGGAAATATCCGTTATATGTCCTCGGATTCTACTTCTAAAAAATTTAAAATAAAACCTTATCTGGAATATATCCAATCCCTGGAAGGTTTGTCGGAACTCCAACTCTTTAAATAA
- a CDS encoding SDR family NAD(P)-dependent oxidoreductase yields MDIRGKRIVITGAASGIGKETLLKLLKFEDVKILAVDLDPSRLEVSDDRVKKFKCDVSSSENVDKIFKEAEKVLGGIDIFYANAGFAYYEEIKNPDWKRIEKIFQTNVFSAIYGLQKIQAEYSNPVYYIITASAMSFLSIPGYALYSATKAAVHSFAEAFRFELKKPHRLMIVYPIATRTNFFDAAGKKVPVPFPSQTPKQVASAVVSGIRRNKKKVLPSKIFTLMMFADRFLIYPLRMYQIIENWKRKRALN; encoded by the coding sequence ATGGATATTAGAGGAAAACGTATCGTGATCACCGGAGCAGCATCCGGAATAGGTAAGGAAACTTTACTCAAACTTCTTAAATTCGAAGATGTTAAAATTTTAGCGGTTGATCTAGATCCTTCTCGTTTAGAAGTTTCGGACGATAGAGTGAAAAAATTCAAGTGTGATGTTTCCTCTTCCGAGAATGTGGATAAAATTTTTAAGGAAGCTGAAAAGGTTTTGGGTGGTATCGATATCTTTTATGCGAATGCAGGTTTTGCATACTACGAAGAGATCAAAAATCCGGATTGGAAACGTATTGAGAAAATTTTCCAGACAAATGTTTTTTCGGCTATCTATGGCTTACAAAAGATCCAGGCGGAATATTCCAATCCGGTTTATTATATCATTACCGCATCCGCTATGAGTTTTCTTTCGATCCCAGGTTATGCGTTGTATTCCGCAACTAAGGCCGCAGTACATTCTTTTGCAGAAGCATTTCGGTTCGAATTGAAAAAACCTCATAGACTGATGATCGTTTATCCGATCGCTACTCGAACGAATTTTTTCGATGCTGCCGGTAAGAAGGTGCCGGTGCCTTTTCCTTCTCAAACCCCTAAACAAGTCGCTTCGGCGGTAGTCTCAGGGATCCGCCGGAATAAAAAGAAAGTATTACCTTCTAAAATATTCACTCTGATGATGTTCGCGGATAGATTTCTGATCTATCCGCTGCGCATGTATCAAATCATCGAAAATTGGAAACGTAAAAGAGCCCTAAACTAG